The following are encoded together in the Streptomyces sp. NBC_01465 genome:
- a CDS encoding peptidase E yields MTASERTILATSGGLRAGRRIMVSFDSLVHHAVELSGVHGRRPRVMYVGTAVGDAEHFTLRMTEAARVAGFDLTPLHLFPMPNLDDVEGAVQGQDVVWVMGGSVANLLAVWRVHGLDAILRRAWEAGVVLSGVSAGSICWFQGGTTDSFGPELRPVTDALGLLPYGNGVHYDSDKGRRPLIHQLVADGTLPTTHCTDDGVGLVYRGTELVEAVAEAPGKGAYIVRREGETAVEERIEPRRLPAPPR; encoded by the coding sequence ATGACTGCCTCGGAGCGCACCATCCTCGCCACCTCCGGTGGCCTCCGCGCCGGACGCCGCATCATGGTGTCCTTCGACTCGCTGGTGCATCACGCCGTCGAACTGTCGGGGGTCCATGGCAGGCGTCCGCGCGTCATGTACGTCGGTACGGCAGTCGGAGACGCGGAACACTTCACCCTGCGCATGACCGAGGCCGCACGGGTCGCCGGGTTCGACCTCACGCCGCTGCACCTCTTCCCGATGCCGAACCTGGACGACGTCGAGGGCGCCGTACAGGGGCAGGACGTCGTCTGGGTCATGGGCGGCTCGGTCGCCAACCTGCTGGCCGTCTGGCGCGTCCACGGCCTCGATGCGATCCTGCGCCGCGCGTGGGAGGCCGGTGTGGTGCTGAGCGGGGTCAGCGCGGGGTCGATCTGCTGGTTCCAGGGCGGCACCACGGACTCCTTCGGCCCGGAGCTGCGCCCGGTGACCGACGCGCTGGGTCTGCTGCCGTACGGCAATGGCGTCCACTACGACAGCGACAAGGGGCGCCGCCCCCTGATCCACCAGCTGGTCGCCGACGGCACCCTGCCCACGACGCACTGCACGGACGACGGGGTGGGCCTGGTCTACCGGGGGACGGAGCTGGTCGAGGCGGTCGCGGAGGCGCCGGGCAAGGGGGCCTACATCGTGAGGCGCGAGGGAGAGACAGCGGTGGAGGAGCGCATCGAACCCCGGAGGCTCCCGGCCCCGCCGCGCTAG
- a CDS encoding DUF4097 family beta strand repeat-containing protein: MIIVALRTRTLLAAGGAVLVSVAVTGCGADAGDAKAEHKSFALSGKTLTVDSDNSQIELVPADVKDVEVTRRVDGWVFMGTGPEAKWSMKDGTLTLRVKCDAVASSCAARHEIRVPRGVAVTVRDGNGGVTATGFSTPLKVSSGNGRVTVRNSSGALDLDSDNGKVEGEGISAKSVVAGSHNGGVRLTLTSVPDRVETSSNNGAVEVTLPKQAGLTYKVSTKSHNGDVNVSVPRSDTSAHVVRATSDNGEVTVRSAN, translated from the coding sequence ATGATCATCGTGGCACTCCGTACGCGCACACTTCTTGCCGCAGGCGGCGCCGTCCTCGTCTCCGTCGCCGTGACCGGGTGCGGGGCCGACGCGGGGGACGCGAAGGCCGAGCACAAGTCGTTCGCGCTGAGCGGGAAGACGCTGACCGTCGACTCCGACAATTCGCAGATCGAACTGGTGCCCGCCGATGTGAAGGACGTCGAGGTCACCCGGCGCGTGGACGGGTGGGTGTTCATGGGTACGGGGCCCGAGGCGAAGTGGTCCATGAAGGACGGGACGCTCACGCTGCGGGTGAAGTGCGACGCGGTCGCCAGCAGCTGCGCGGCCCGGCACGAGATCAGGGTGCCGCGCGGGGTGGCCGTGACCGTACGGGACGGCAACGGCGGTGTGACCGCCACCGGGTTCTCGACGCCGCTCAAGGTGAGCTCCGGCAACGGGCGGGTGACCGTACGGAACTCCAGTGGCGCGCTGGACCTGGACAGCGACAACGGCAAGGTCGAGGGCGAGGGGATCAGCGCGAAGAGCGTGGTCGCCGGGTCCCACAACGGAGGGGTCAGGCTCACGCTCACCTCCGTGCCCGACCGCGTCGAGACCAGCAGCAACAACGGTGCCGTGGAGGTCACGCTGCCGAAGCAGGCCGGGCTCACGTACAAGGTGAGCACCAAGAGCCACAACGGCGACGTGAATGTCAGCGTGCCCCGCAGCGACACGAGCGCCCATGTGGTGCGTGCGACGAGCGACAACGGGGAAGTCACCGTCCGAAGCGCGAACTAA
- a CDS encoding FmdB family zinc ribbon protein, producing MPRYEYRCRSCGDTFEVSRPMAQSSDPASCPAGHDDTVKLLSAVAVGGTQGSSGPAAPSGGGGCCGGGCCS from the coding sequence ATGCCCCGTTACGAGTACCGCTGCCGCAGCTGTGGCGACACCTTTGAGGTCAGCCGTCCGATGGCCCAGTCCTCGGACCCCGCATCCTGCCCCGCCGGGCACGACGACACCGTGAAGCTGCTCTCCGCCGTGGCGGTGGGCGGTACGCAGGGGTCCTCCGGTCCTGCCGCGCCGTCCGGCGGCGGGGGTTGCTGCGGCGGGGGCTGCTGCAGTTAG
- a CDS encoding O-methyltransferase yields the protein MTKGNSTKITDELYAYMLDHNPPLDPVQSALVETTYATFPDHAGMQSAQEQGPLLAFLVRLTGARHIVEVGTFTGFSALSMAQALPEDGRLIACDVSEEWTAYGKEAWARAGVADRIDLRIAPALDTLRAMPAEPHIDLAYVDADKGNYIAYWEELVPRMRAGGLIVADNVLFHGQVVDPQAQGSAAGIQKFNDHVAADQRMESVLLAISDGLTLSRKR from the coding sequence ATGACCAAGGGAAACAGCACCAAGATCACCGACGAGCTCTACGCCTACATGCTCGACCACAACCCGCCGCTGGACCCCGTGCAGAGCGCGCTCGTCGAGACGACGTACGCGACCTTCCCGGACCACGCGGGCATGCAGTCGGCCCAGGAGCAGGGCCCGTTGCTCGCCTTCCTCGTCCGTCTGACCGGCGCCCGGCACATCGTCGAGGTCGGCACCTTCACTGGCTTCTCGGCGCTCTCGATGGCGCAGGCGCTCCCCGAGGACGGCCGGCTCATCGCCTGCGACGTCTCGGAGGAGTGGACGGCGTACGGCAAGGAGGCCTGGGCCAGGGCCGGAGTCGCGGACCGCATCGACCTGCGGATCGCACCGGCGCTCGACACGCTGCGCGCGATGCCGGCCGAACCGCACATCGACCTCGCGTACGTCGACGCCGACAAGGGCAACTACATCGCGTACTGGGAGGAGTTGGTGCCCAGGATGCGCGCCGGAGGACTGATCGTCGCCGACAACGTGCTCTTCCACGGCCAGGTCGTCGACCCGCAGGCGCAGGGCAGCGCGGCGGGGATCCAGAAGTTCAACGACCATGTGGCCGCCGACCAGCGCATGGAGAGCGTGCTGCTGGCGATCTCCGACGGCCTCACGCTCTCCCGCAAGCGCTAA
- a CDS encoding HAD family hydrolase codes for MTTTAGHTGPVLVASDLDRTLIYSRAALDLTMPDTKAPRLLCVEIYEGKPLSFMTETAAALLPELAVRTVFVPTTTRTRKQYQRIQLPGPASKFAICANGGHLLVDGVSDPDWHRGVTRRLAEECAPLAEIRSHLTSVADPSWLRKERVAEDLFAYLVVERELLPEGWAKELSDWAEPRGWTVSLQGRKIYAVPKPLTKSAAMREVARRTGARLTLAAGDSLLDADLLEAADHGWQPGHGELADSGRHAPHVTALTRRGVVAGEEIIRGFLERAATVAV; via the coding sequence GTGACCACCACCGCAGGCCATACCGGCCCCGTCCTGGTTGCCAGCGACCTCGACCGCACCCTCATCTACTCCCGGGCCGCGCTCGACCTGACCATGCCCGACACCAAGGCCCCGCGCCTCCTCTGCGTGGAGATCTACGAGGGCAAGCCGCTCTCCTTCATGACGGAGACGGCGGCGGCCCTGCTGCCCGAGCTCGCCGTCCGTACGGTCTTCGTGCCCACCACCACGCGCACCCGCAAGCAGTACCAGCGCATCCAACTCCCCGGCCCCGCCTCGAAGTTCGCGATCTGCGCCAACGGCGGCCACCTCCTCGTCGACGGAGTCAGCGACCCCGACTGGCACCGAGGCGTCACCCGCCGCCTCGCCGAGGAGTGCGCCCCCCTCGCCGAGATCCGCAGCCACCTGACGTCGGTCGCCGACCCGTCCTGGCTGCGCAAGGAGCGCGTCGCCGAGGACCTCTTCGCGTACCTCGTCGTCGAGCGCGAACTGCTCCCGGAGGGCTGGGCCAAGGAGCTCTCCGACTGGGCTGAGCCCCGCGGCTGGACCGTCTCGCTGCAGGGCCGCAAGATCTACGCCGTACCCAAGCCCCTCACCAAGAGCGCCGCCATGCGCGAGGTGGCCCGCCGTACGGGAGCCCGACTCACCCTCGCAGCAGGCGATTCGCTCCTGGACGCCGACCTCCTGGAAGCCGCCGACCACGGCTGGCAGCCCGGCCACGGCGAACTCGCCGACTCCGGCCGGCACGCCCCGCACGTCACCGCGCTCACTCGGCGGGGTGTGGTCGCAGGGGAGGAAATCATCCGCGGATTCCTGGAGCGCGCCGCTACCGTCGCCGTATGA